In the Vitis vinifera cultivar Pinot Noir 40024 chromosome 2, ASM3070453v1 genome, one interval contains:
- the LOC100257503 gene encoding mitochondrial carnitine/acylcarnitine carrier-like protein codes for MADVAKDLTAGTVGGAAQLIVGHPFDTIKVKLQSQPPPLPGQPPKFSGAMDAVRQTVAAEGPRGLYKGMGAPLATVAAFNAVLFSVRGQMEALLRSQPGAPLTVNQQIVAGAGAGVAVSFLACPTELIKCRLQAQSALASSGSPGVAVKYGGPMDVARHVIKSEGGVRGLFKGLVPTMAREIPGNAAMFGVYEALKQYLAGGPDTSGLGRGSLILAGGLAGASFWASVYPTDVVKSVIQVDDYKNPKFSGSIDAFRKTLASEGVKGLYKGFGPAMARSVPANAACFLAYEVTRSSLG; via the exons ATGGCAGACGTAGCTAAGGACCTAACTGCTGGGACTGTTGGAGGGGCAGCACAGTTGATTGTGGGTCACCCTTTTGATACCATTAAGGTCAAGCTTCAAAGCCAGCCTCCTCCACTCCCTGGCCAACCCCCCAAGTTCTCTGGTGCAATGGATGCTGTCAGGCAGACAGTAGCAGCAGAAGGCCCAAGGGGTTTGTACAAAGGTATGGGGGCACCTCTTGCCACTGTAGCAGCCTTCAATGCTGTACTCTTCTCAGTGAGGGGCCAAATGGAGGCATTACTGAGGTCTCAACCTGGTGCCCCACTTACAGTCAACCAGCAGATCGTTGCTGGGGCTGGGGCTGGAGTTGCTGTTTCCTTTCTTGCTTGCCCAACTGAATTGATCAAGTGCAG GCTTCAAGCTCAGAGTGCACTGGCAAGTTCTGGTTCACCTGGAGTGGCAGTGAAGTATGGAGGGCCAATGGATGTGGCGAGGCATGTTATCAAATCAGAAGGTGGTGTGAGGGGTCTTTTCAAGGGTTTGGTGCCAACTATGGCACGTGAAATACCTGGAAACGCTGCAATGTTTGGTGTCTATGAAGCACTGAAGCAATATCTTGCAGGTGGCCCAGACACATCTGGGTTGGGAAGAGGCTCTTTGATTTTGGCTGGAGGCCTGGCTGGAGCTTCCTTCTGGGCTTCTGTCTACCCAACCGATGTGGTCAAGAGTGTAATTCAGGTGGATGATTATAAAAATCCAAAGTTCTCTGGCTCAATTGACGCCTTCAGGAAAACCTTGGCTTCAGAGGGAGTCAAAGGCCTGTACAAGGGGTTCGGACCTGCCATGGCTCGAAGTGTGCCAGCAAATGCAGCATGCTTCTTGGCATATGAGGTGACAAGATCAAGTTTAGGATGA
- the LOC100262636 gene encoding uncharacterized protein LOC100262636: MGDRRKPLSCMPLFSRVDRLDSTMKYLEGKQNLMEEKGEKQCIPMDLAVREAQFKGSLLDRITWLEQRLHKLSLQLETRSKQQPHPSRMQTAGETSSRHGPKKELSCSFPVFSTRNHNHGHKQTSQFHVPRFEYQGKSDRGQQRQKHPSTLKQQVGKKNRTNKEDKTSKSGKRMPPNWPHFKMLGC, translated from the exons ATGGGTGATAGAAGAAAACCTCTCTCCTGCATGCCTCTTTTTTCTAGGGTGGATCGCTTGGATTCTACT ATGAAATACTTAGAGGGAAAGCAAAatttaatggaagaaaaaggTGAGAAACAATGCATACCGATGGATTTGGCAGTGAGAGAGGCTCAGTTCAAAGGGTCACTGTTAGATCGGATCACTTGGCTCGAACAGCGGCTTCATAAG CTATCCTTGCAGCTGGAAACTAGGAGCAAGCAGCAGCCTCATCCCTCACGGATGCAAACAGCTGGGGAAACATCTTCTAGACATGGACCCAAGAAGGAACTTTCTTGTTCATTCCCAGTTTTCAGCACTCGAAATCATAATCATGGCCACAAACAAACCTCCCAATTCCATGTCCCTAGGTTTGAATATCAG GGGAAATCTGATAGAGGGCAACAGAGGCAGAAACACCCAAGTACACTAAAGCAGCAAGTCGGGAAGAAGAATAGGACCAATAAAGAAGATAAGACGAGCAAAAGTGGAAAGAGAATGCCTCCCAATTGGCCTCACTTTAAAATGTTGGGTTGCTAG
- the LOC100267793 gene encoding abscisic acid receptor PYR1 has product MNKAETSSMAEAESEDSETTTPTTHHLTIPPGLTQPEFQELAHSISEFHTYQVGPGQCSSLLAQRVHAPLPTVWSVVRRFDKPQTYKHFIKSCHVEDGFEMRVGCLRDVNVISGLPAETSTERLDILDDERHVTGFSIIGGEHRLRNYRSVTTVHEYQNHGGEIWTVVLESYVVDMPEGNTEEDTRLFADTVVKLNLQKLASVTEGMARDQGCF; this is encoded by the exons ATGAACAAAGCTGAGACCTCATCAATGGCAGAGGCGGAGTCCGAAGATTCAGAAACAACAACACCCACGACCCACCACCTCACCATCCCACCAGGCCTGACTCAGCCGGAGTTCCAAGAGTTGGCCCACTCCATCAGCGAGTTCCACACCTACCAAGTCGGCCCAGGCCAATGCTCCTCCCTACTCGCTCAACGTGTTCACGCGCCCCTCCCTACTGTCTGGTCCGTCGTCCGTCGCTTCGACAAGCCGCAGACCTACAAGCATTTCATCAAGAGCTGCCATGTGGAAGACGGTTTCGAAATGAGAGTGGGATGCCTCAGAGACGTCAACGTCATCTCTGGTCTGCCGGCGGAGACCAGCACGGAGAGATTGGATATACTGGACGACGAGAGGCACGTGACCGGGTTCAGTATCATCGGAGGGGAGCATCGGCTGCGGAACTACCGGTCGGTGACTACGGTGCATGAATATCAGAATCATGGGGGAGAGATCTGGACCGTTGTTTTGGAATCGTACGTGGTGGATATGCCAGAAGGGAACACAGAGGAGGACACGCGTTTGTTCGCCGATACCGTGGTGAAGTTGAATCTGCAGAAGCTGGCGTCGGTGACCGAAGGTATGGCACGGGACCAG GGTTGCTTTTAG